Genomic window (Rosa chinensis cultivar Old Blush chromosome 6, RchiOBHm-V2, whole genome shotgun sequence):
GAGAGGACCCCACATAGTACTCGGGCTCCACCGACGACGAAACAATCGCGTGGTTCTCGTCGATCAGCTCCTCCAGATTGCCGACGCTCATGGGCGAGGCACGTAGATCGTCGACCTTAGATCTGTCCTCCTTGGCCTTCTCCTCCTCAGGCTTCAGCCGCTCCTGGTTCGTCACAAACTTCTCCTCCATAAGCAGGTAATCCTTAATCCGCTCCAGCTTCAGTAGCCGGAGCTTGCACTTGGTCAGCGGCGTCACCGTCGGAAGCCTCGCCGCCGCTTCTGGACCCTTCTGTTTCCGCTGCTTGCGGCCCACTCGGGCTCCGCCGCCGGCTCgaacttcttctccttcttgtcGTTGCCGTTGGGCTTTCGGTTGCCCGGTAGGCCTTGCCAGTTCAAACCGCCTGGAGTTCCCTGACCCATTTTGTTTCCCAAGTtctaagagagagaaagagtgttTGCTATGATGGATATATAGAGAGGGAGGACGAGAGAGACAGGCTTTGggagagttttttttaatttcttttctcggCTCAATCCCTTGGTATTTGATAGCAAACTTCAAAAGGAGGGAAATTAGAATTTGAGCTAAAATAATAGCGGGGTTTCGAACTCTTTTTGGCATTTACGACGCGCATGAAAAATGCGccgtaaaagaaaaaattggaaggtcttttacggcacacatagAAGCATGTCGTAAAtataatgtaattttttttacggCGCACAATAAAAACACGCCGTAAAAGATCAGAAAAtaagtcttttacggcgcacataaAATATGCGCCGTAAATGAAATGTAGCATTTACGGCGCACACgaaatgcacgccgtaaaagatcAGAAAGAGAAGTTTTTCACAGCGCACAAAAAAAAACGCCGTAAAAGACAAtcttttacggcatgcattCCATGCACGCCGTAATTTGCGCGTCGTAAAAGACAAGTTTTCTAGTAGTGGATCAGCTTGTACGATACTTCCCGTTtggtatgggaatgccaatataTACTCACAAGTTCCTTCAATGCTAACCAACAAGCATCAATGAACCTCTAGAACTTGGCCCCTGCCCAATTAAGTTAGCCATAGAAACATGAATCCACTGATGCTTATTAGACCTCCTGCATCAATTCTTCCCAATTGAGTCCTGTAACTGTATAAGCAGCGATCCGATAGAAAAACAAGTACTTCTTAAATGAGTTTAACTAAAGCACAAGTTGCCTTATTATGTTTAGTCTTCTAAGTAATGAAAATGGCAATTCATACTTGTTCTAAACTGAGCAAGCACCAGCTAATGAAGGACGTACATCTCCGTCAACTTATTGTATACTAAGTTTTCTGGAATTTCTATATGAGAAGTTTGCAATGAAAGTGATCTGCTGAGATaagttttcttcttcaaaagcaCTTAAACATCTCAGCGATTTATGCAAGAAAATAGTTGATAGGATTAGCCGCAGGGTCAAGGCTGACTGCATTAGATAGACAGAGACAAGTATAATTAGTACTCCTCTAAACCTAGCTAACGCAATGACTATTGTCCGAGACAACATAACCAAGTTCACCAATGGCAACCACGTACAGCTACGTCTAGGGCAACATTCGTGTCTTCTTGATATAGATGTCTGCAAATTAAGTTCTCGAGCAAGATCGAACTTGATCACAGCCAAATAAAATACAGCCCCTAATCGGGATCACACACTTATGTTTTGATTTGTGTCAAATTGTTGCAGGTAATAGAGTAGGGTTGAAATAAATTCTTGATCTGTCCACCATTTAACACCCAATTGAAAATTGTCATTGGAAAATTATTATGCTCAGAAAATAGAACTATGTTGTTTCACTAGATGGAGTTTAAGCTAAGCAATGTTATGTTTGCTATTATAATTAATAAGAAGGATCAACTCATCATGgtatgtttcattattttgttgagcaactccaacagcttctctataatttctgtataataAGGAAGCAAAAGTTAAAGCtttagcatctttttcttctccaactcaaacagattccatattttacaagttacaacaatctctaaaatctccatattcttccttaaaattttagagattgctgtaaatatagggaatttggttttctctttccttactttctctaaaatagggaaagttatagggaatctgttggagcaaaagagactattttttccctaaagtggagaaaaatcaaaatatagggaagctgttggagttgatcTTACTTGTTTCAATTTTATGCATATAAGAAACACAGCCATATATGATAACCAATAAGCGCAAGTTTTCTAGCTTAAAGATGACCAATCAAAGACACCAACCCTAAAATTAAGCT
Coding sequences:
- the LOC112169340 gene encoding 26S proteasome regulatory subunit 4 homolog B-like isoform X1, with amino-acid sequence MPKRVRNPAIILAQILISLLLKFAIKYQGIEPRKEIKKNSPKACLSRPPSLYIHHSKHSFSLLELGKQNGSGNSRRFELARPTGQPKAQRQRQEGEEVRAGGGARVGRKQRKQKGPEAAARLPTVTPLTKCKLRLLKLERIKDYLLMEEKFVTNQERLKPEEEKAKEDRSKVDDLRASPMSVGNLEELIDENHAIVSSSVEPEYYVGSSPLSIRTSWSLGAPF